The Desulfobacterales bacterium genome contains the following window.
ACGGGCTCATTATGGCCAGGCATTTGAACCGGACAAAAGACTTAGAATTCATTTCAAAAACCCGGAGCAGGCCTGAGAGAAGGGCGTCCCGCCGAGGAGCAGCATCGCAGCAGGTCTCACGTGGCATATTGAAATAACTTGTATTATTAATACAAGTTATAGGGTCATTTGTTTCACAAAAAAGCCTTCAGCCTGCCCATAATATATATCGGCAAACCGAAGACTTTATGTATGCTTTAAAACAAAGGGAACTCGATTGATCAGGGAAGCGACCTGCGACTGGTTTGTTGCCGTTATTTTATGGTGTATATCCCTCGGGCCTTAGCTTCAATAACGCCTCTTTTTGAAAGCTTGTATAGGGCATTGCTGAGTTGTCTGGGCCCTAAGCCTGTTTTTTTTCTGAGCGTATCAATATTTGCACCCTTTTTGCTTCGTTTGATGACAGCTATAACCGAGTCAAGAACCGTGGTTTTAGCCGTTGGCTTCTTGGCAACCGTCTTTTTTGCAGCAACCCTTTTTACTGCTTTCTTTTTTGTCGCTCTTTTCTTCACAACTGATTTTTTTGGAGGAGACAAGGCAACCATTTGTTTAGAAATTTTTTCAACCTGCACAGAAAGACTTGTCAGTGATTTTGCAATCTTCTTCAACTGATCTTTTATTTTCTTCATTTGATTTCCTCCTTTAATAATATTTCGCATGGCGTATCGTTTTTTATTTAGTATTATATACCATGCCAAATGTCAATAATACTAAAATTACTCCCTGTATTCACTTTACGCCTTATACTTTCTTAGGAATATCGCAGGATGAATTTAGCCGCGAGCCGCTTTTAATTGAAAAGGCCTGGGATGTGCGCATCGGCAGAAAAAGCCGGCTCCGCAACGATTAGGAAGGCAACTGTTTTTCAGAAAAATATTCCGCCTCATAAACTTCCACACGGGTATGTGTATCCTGCCAAGCGGACCGTGACATGCCGCCCTTGAGGCAGAGGTGTTCCAAGAAGTCTTCTTTTTTAGGAAGCTGCTCCCACACCTGGGGTAGAAATGTAGACCGCCGATATCCCTGTGACAAAATCACACCGTGAACACCCGGTATGATTTGTTTTTTCAAATCTTCACTGTCTCTAAATTTTATCTCTCGCGGTACCGTCAGCACGCTTATCTCAATGTCAATTGCGTTGATCTCTTCTCTTTCAAGTGGTGAAAAGCGGGGGTCTCTAAAAGCAGCATTGATTGCATTTTCTTCCACACTGGAAATTAAAGCGGTTGTCGGATCGATCGTACCAATACAACCTCTGAGCGATCCGCACTTATGCAGCGTAACAAAACAGCCCCTTTTCTCCTTCAGCAAGGGTGAAATATCCTTGGGTTTAATGATGCTGTTTCTGTCTTTCAACAATTCAGCCAATATTGCCGATCGGGCCAATTTTAACAAAACCTGCCGATCATTATGTTCTAACGATGCCATCGTCATTGGTCCAATTGAT
Protein-coding sequences here:
- the amrA gene encoding AmmeMemoRadiSam system protein A: MASLEHNDRQVLLKLARSAILAELLKDRNSIIKPKDISPLLKEKRGCFVTLHKCGSLRGCIGTIDPTTALISSVEENAINAAFRDPRFSPLEREEINAIDIEISVLTVPREIKFRDSEDLKKQIIPGVHGVILSQGYRRSTFLPQVWEQLPKKEDFLEHLCLKGGMSRSAWQDTHTRVEVYEAEYFSEKQLPS